CAGCTGCCAGAACTGGCCGGTCAGCCGCCGCCAGGAACCGGATTCGAACCAGTCTGCGCGGGGGCCGCGGTCCACGCGCAGCGCCATGGGGCGCAGCGGGTCCGGCGCGCGCCTGAAGACCAGAGCGGCGGCCGGCGTGCCGGAAGGCTGGGCGCCGGCGCCGGGCCCAAAGCCGACGGAGTCCCCTGCCTGCAGCGGCGGCGGCCCCTCGCCGGACAGCACATCGGCGCTGCGCGACCCGAGCAATACGGGCGCGTCGAAACCGCCCGATACGGCCAGGTAGTAACGCAATCCAAAAGCAGGCACGCCGAAATCCATCGCAGCGCCAGGTCCCACCCGGACGGCCTGATTGAGCGCGATCTCCTCGCCGTTCACCGTCACGCGGCCCTCGGCTCCGGTCACGGCCACCGTGGACGCGGTCACGAATCGCAGGCGAAGTCCGCCCAGGAGTACTTCCAGCCCGGCGGCTCCGGCCGCGTTTCCCAGCAACGCGTTGGCCAGTGCCAGCGACTTCCGGTCCAGCGCTCCGGACGGGCTGAGGCCAAGGGCCGCCGAACCCCGGCGCCCCAGATCCTCCACGAGCGTCAGC
This genomic interval from Micrococcaceae bacterium Sec5.7 contains the following:
- a CDS encoding biotin-dependent carboxyltransferase family protein, with the translated sequence MGIVVMKPGPLTLVEDLGRRGSAALGLSPSGALDRKSLALANALLGNAAGAAGLEVLLGGLRLRFVTASTVAVTGAEGRVTVNGEEIALNQAVRVGPGAAMDFGVPAFGLRYYLAVSGGFDAPVLLGSRSADVLSGEGPPPLQAGDSVGFGPGAGAQPSGTPAAALVFRRAPDPLRPMALRVDRGPRADWFESGSWRRLTGQFWQLSPESNRVGARLLGRPLTQVRTDELPSEGMMHGSIQVPPSGLPTVFLADHPVTGGYPVIAVVKRADLDLLGQARPGQRIRFLGQA